Part of the Salinigranum rubrum genome is shown below.
TGTTCTTCGTCGGCGTGATCGTGGCGTGGACCGGCGTCGTGCGCCTGCTCCAATTGCCGACCTACCTGTTACCGACCCCGTACGAGATCGTCGTGAGTTTCCAGGGGCAGCTGGGTCCGATGTGGCCGCACATCCGAATTACGTTCTTCGAGGCGTTCTTCGGATGGGTCGTCGGCAACCTCATCGGCATCACGCTCGGGCTCTTGATGTCCGAGTCGCGGGTGCTCCGGACGGCGCTGTATCCGTACCTCATCGGCTTCCGCTCGGTGCCGGTGATCGTCCTCGCGCCCTTGCTCATCCTCTGGTTGGGCCTGAACATCACGCCGATCCTCGCGACGGCGACGATCACCGTCTTCTTCCCCATGCTGGTCAACGCCATCGCCGGCTTCAACTCTACCGACCACCTGTCGGAAGAACTGATGCGGTCGCTGGACGCGTCGCGCTGGCAAGTATTCCGAAAGGTCAAGCTGTATAACGCCGCACCGTACATCTTCTCGGCGATGAAGATCGGTGTTGCACTGAGCCTCATCGGAGCCATCGTCGGCGAGTGGCTCGTCGCCGACGAGGGCATCGGTTTCCTCATCGTCATCGCGAACAACCAGGTCAACACCCTCTTGATGTTCCGTGGAATCATCGTCATCAGCCTGATGGGGTCGATCTGGTTCGCTATCCTCGCGATTGCGGAACGCTATGTCATCTACTGGCAGGACCATGGACACCAGGGTGGTCTCTGAAATGCCGAGCATGAACACTCGCTCTCAGACTCCACCGGTCGAGAGAGACGTTCACATCGAGATTAGCGGCGTCAACAAAGTGTACAACCCGAACTCGGACGAACCGGTTCAGGCGCTCAAAGACATCGACTTCTCGATCGAACGCGGCGAGTTCGTCTCGATCATCGGGCCGAGCGGTTGTGGCAAGACGACGCTGCTGAAGTGTGTCGGCGATCTCGTCTCGCAGACGAGCGGCCAGATTCTCATCGACGGCGTTCCGTCGACCGAGGCTCGGAAAGCCCGACGGCTCGCCTTCTTCTTTCAGGAGGACGTGTTGCTCCCGTGGCGAACGGTCATGCAGAACGTTCTGCTCCCGTTAGAAATCAAAGGAAAAGACACGAGCGACCCGGACATCCGCCGAGAGGCCGAAAAGACGATCGCACACGTCGGTCTCGAAGGCTTCGAGCGGGCGCTTCCGAACGAACTCAGCGGAGGGATGCGCCAGCGTGTCGCGCTGGCGCGCGGATTTGTCTTCGATCCCGAAATCTACCTGATGGACGAGCCGTTCGCCGCGCTCGACGAACTGACTCGCCGGAAGATGAACAAGTTCCTCCTGGACATCCACGAGGACGTCCAGAAGACGACGCTGTTCGTCACGCACCACATCGGCGAGGCGGTCTGGCTCTCGGACAAGATTCTCGTCCTTTCGGCGAGGCCGGGAGAGGTAGACCACGTCGTGGATATCGACATCGGACGTCCCCGCGACGCCACAACGCGGACCACCGACGCGTTCCACGAGTACGAGGACATGCTGACCGAGATCCTGATGCAGGACGAGGAGTTCTGAGGGGATCGCCTTGTTTCGACCGCCACTCGTTTGGTGTTCCTCCCGTCGTGTGCACGACCACGGGAACCGAGAAGCCCACGAGGTCAGTCGTCCGTCGTCGACGCGCCCGTGTAGAGCGTCGAGGACGACGTGTTCTCCGCGACGAGCCGCCCCTCGTGAACCACCTGCTGTGGTGGTGACCCGGTTCGGAGGACGTCCGTCGGCGTCGTGGTCGACGACTCGAAGACGTTGAACGTGGCGAGCGACCCCTCCGAGAGGCCGTAGTCGAGGTCCATCACCGCTGCGGCACTGTCGGTCACCGCACTCCACGCGACCGCTCTCTCGGCCGGGGTCTGGAGGTGAGCCGCGTGTGCGGTGACGAGTGCCGTCTCGATCATACTCGCGCGACCGTAGGGGTAGAAGCCGTCTCGGATGCAGTCCTGTCCGGCGGCGACCGTCAGCCCCGCTTCCAGTAGTTGATCGACGCGCGTCAGTCCGCGCCGCCTCGGATGTTGGTCGTGACGCCCCTGTAGGAGGAGATTCGTCGGAGGATTGGTGACCATCCGGAGGTCAGCCTCGACGAGCAGGTCGATGACCCGCTGTGCGTGCGTCTCGTCGTACGCAGCCAACGCACAGGTGTGTCCGGCGGTCACGCTCGTTTCGAGTTCCGTCTCGATGACTCGTGACGCGAGCACCTCGAGCGACCGTGCGGTCGGGTCGTCCGTCTCGTCGACGTGCATATCGACCGGCACGTCGTAGCGTCGTGCGAGGTCGAGACAGTGGTCGATGTGCGACCGCGTATCGCCGTCGGTCCGCTCGTTGTCCGGCATCCCGCCGACGGCGTCCGCACCGTGGTCGAGCGCCTCGTCGAGGAGGTCCGCAGCGCCGGGGTCTCGGACGATTCCCTCTTGGGGGAACGCGACGACCTGTACATCCGCGATCGCCGCACACGCCTCACGAGCTTCGAGGACGCCTTTCAGCGGTGTCAAGCCGCCGATCGTGTCCACGTCGACGTGTGTCCGAATACGGGTGCAGCCGTTTCTGACGTGCATCTCGATCGCCCGAGTCGCTCGCTCGCGAACGCCCTGTACCGTGTACGCACGCTTGCGACCGTGGATGTTCTCGATCGCCTCTTCTAACGTCCCGGACTCGTTGACCGGGAGGGAGTCGGCGATCAGCGCCTTATCGAGATGGACGTGGCAGTCGACGAACCCGCCAGCGACGAGTCCACCCTCCGCGTCGACGACTCGGTCGCCGTCGGCCAACCCTGCATCGATCCGTTCGATGCGTTCCCCGACGATTCCGATGTCGACTGGCTCTTCGACGCCCGGGAGCCGAGCGGTCCGAACAAGTAGGTCGTACTCCATACCACCTGTACTGAACTCTCCGAGTTAACTATGACCGTGCTTTCGACGCTTTCAGTTGGAATCATCGACTACATCTGTGGAATTTCTCCTCGTCTGTGGCGAAAATGCGCGACAAAGAAAACTGTAAATACACCTACGACAGCGGGTAACACGGTAGACGCCGATGGTAGACATACTCGTCGAGAACGCGACCGTACTCACGATGAACGACGACCGCGATGTCATCGACGCCGGTGCCGTCGCGATCGACGAGGGCGAGATCGTAGACGTAGGTTCGACGTCGGACTTGGCCGACCGCCACGATGCCGCACGGGTCCTCGACGCCAGTGGGTGTGCGGTACTCCCTGGTTTCATCTCCTCGCACGTCCACGTCTCTGACATCCTCTTGCGTGGGCTCGAGAAAGACCGGTCCCTCCTGGACTGGCTGTACAACGTCAAGAAGCCAGGTGTCCACGCCATGACTCCAGACGAGAACGCCGTCGCCGCGGCCCTGTACTGTCTGGAAGCGATCCAGTCCGGCATCACGACGTTCGTGGAGAACGGCACTGGTGCTGGGAACGGTTACTCTCTGGCAGCGATCGAGGCGAAACTGCACGTGTACGACTGTGCAGGGATCCGAAACGTCTACTGCCACGGGTTCAGCGACCGTGAGTCGAGCCCGGCGGTCGAGGCGTTCATCGAACGACTCGTCGACAAAGAGCCCACTGTCGACCACTACTTCCCCGAGACCGAAGACACCGACGCCGCACTCGACGAGACCGAGTCCTACATCGAGCGGTATCACGGGAGCGCAGACGGCCGCCAGTCGGTCTGGCCCTGTCCCGGTGTCGCCTGGGGTGTCACGCCCGCTGGCCTCCGCGGTGCGTACGAACTCGCCGAGCGCCACGACGTGATGACGACGACCCACGCGTCTGAGACGGTCCACGAGGAGATGGGTCACCTCTCGACGATCGAGTACCTCAACAGTGCCGACTACCTCGGTGAACGCACGCTGCTGGGCCACTGTGTCCACGTCGACGACCGTGACATCCGGTTGCTTTCGACTACCGATACGCGTGTCGCCCACAACCCGGTCACGAACCTCGCGCTCGGCTCGGGGATCGCTCCGGTTCCGGATCTGCTCGGTGCGGGCGTGACTGTCGGCCTCGGCACGGACAACACGAGCGGGAGCGACACGGTCAATATGCTCAACGATCTGCGGTTTGCGGCACTGATTCACAAGGGGGCTCGTCGTGACCCCGGTGCCATCACGGCGAAGAAAGTGCTCGAGATGGCGACCATTGACGCTGCCCGAGCGATTGGTCGTGAAGCCGATCTCGGTTCGCTCGAACCGGGCAAACGAGCCGACCTGCTCGTTCTCGATCTCGACTATCCCCATCTCGTCCCACACGCTGACGTCGCTGCTGCCGTCGTCTACCAGGCACAGGGATTCGAGGTCGAGACGGTCATCTGCGACGGTGCGGTCGTCATGGAGTCGCGGAACGTCCACGGCGTCCAAGAGCTCTACCCGACGCTGCACGAGACTGCGGTCGCCTCGGCGACCGACGTGCTTGACCGAGCAGGTCTCTCGGGCATCGAGACGAACTGGGAGTCGGTCTCGTCGACGTGACTCCGGTCAGGCTCTGTCAGTCCAGTTACTGTCGTGTTCTGACGGCCGCCTGTCCGGTTCGAGGCCGACAGCGCACTCTCGGCCGATTCGTCGCAAGGGGTTCGTGGTGGCTCGGTGTCATGCTGCCGTCTCCCTCGACACTGCGAGCCGGTTGTTGACCGACGCACCGCGAGGACTCCGTACTCAGACGATAGACCGACCCGAGTTTCAGCTACCCTCTGCTCGAAGCGTCTCGTCGAGGAAGTCCAGCGTCTTCGACCACGCGTCTCTCGTCGCCTCGGGTTCGAAGCTTTGGCCGCTCGGGTTCGCGAAGGCGTGGTTCGCGCCCTCGTAGACGTACACCTCGTGTTCGACGCCGAGTTCGTCGAGCGTCTCGTTGAACGCGCGCACGTCCTCGACGGGGACGACCTGGTCCTCGGAGCCGAAGATGCCCAGCACGGGCCCGTCGATGCGCTGGAGCGTCTCCTCGTCGGTGGCGAGCGTCCCGTAGTAGATGACGGTCGCGTTCAGGTCGGCCTCGCTGAGGCTCAGCTGGAGACTCTGCCCGCCGCCGAAGCACCACCCGAGGCTGGCGACCTGGTTCGTCGTCGAGGGGAGTTCTCTGAGCCCGGAGACGGCCGCGCTCATCTTCGCCACGGCCTCGTCGGGGTTCTCTCTGACCTGTCCCGACAACTGACCCGCCCGCGAGGAGTTCGTCGCCACCTCGCCGCCGTAGAGGTCGACCGCGAACACGACGTAGCCGTGGCCCGCGAGGATGTCGGCCATGTGCTTGATGTTCTCGTTGAGCCCCCACCACTCGTGGATCATCACCACGGCGGGGTAGGTGCCGTTGTCGGCCGGCCGCGCGAGGTAGCCCGGCGTGCCGCCGATGGTCGTCTCCTCGGCCGTGATGGCCGAGAGGTTCTCGGCGCTGAAGATAGCGGCGTTCTGTCCCGACACGGCGACCGTACAGGTGCCGTTCTTGTTTATCTCGCCCGGCTGACAGCCCATGTGCGGCGTCCCCGTGACCGACGCGTCCGCCTCCGTCGCGGCCATCGGTGTCGCGGTGGCCGTCGACGCCGGCGTGTCCGTCGGGGCTGTCGTCGACGGCGCGTCGGTCGTCTGTCCGCCCATCCCGGAGCAGCCGCTCAGGAGGACTACTGCGACAACGAGTACCGTGAGTGTCGTTCGCATTTCATGTCCCGTTGGAGTGTCCAGTCATAACCGTTCCGGCCGGTCGTGGTCGCTCCGAAGTCGAGCGTTCCGGAGCCGACGATCACCCGGGAACTGCCTACTGGGTGACGCCGGCCTCGCCGCCGAGTTTCCGCTCGATAGATATGTCGACGACCACCCCGACTCCGTCGGCGCTCCCGGTGAGGACTCAGTTCGACGGGGAGCGTGTGCCGGTCGTTACACCGAGGCTGTGAGCCCGCCGTCGACGCGGATGTTCTGCCCGCTGATGTAGCTCGACTGGGGCGAGAGCAGGTACGCGACCGCATCCGCGATCTCGTCGGTCCGCGCCGGTCGCTTCATCGGGATCCGTTCCCTCGTCTCCTCGTCCACCTCGTAGCTGTCGACGAACCCCGGTTGAACCGTGTTCATCCGGATACCGTCTGCCGCGTACCGATCGGCGTAGAGCTTCGTGAAACTCCCCAGGCCCGCGCGCAACACCGACGACACCGGGAAGTCGCTCGACGGCTCGAACGCGGAGAACGTCGAGATGTTCACGAACGCCCCACCGCCCTGTGCGTCCATCACGGGGGTGACGAGTCGGGCCATCCGAACCGTGTTCAACAGCACGAGGTCCATCCCCTCGTACCACTCCTCGTCGGAGATTTCGAGGAGGTCGCCGGAGGCCGGATGGCCCGTGTTGTTCACCACCGCGTCGATCCGCCCGTAGCGTTCGGCCGTCGTCTCGACGAGCGCCGCCAGGTCGTCGGGGTTCGTCACGGAGCCCTCGAACCCGTCGCCGCCGAGTTCCTGTGCGACCTCGACCGCGCTCCCCGACCGCGAGAGGAGTACCGGCCTGTACCCCTCCTCGTTCAGTCGTCGTGCGCACGCTTCGCCGATTCCGCTTCCCGCCGCCGTCACGATCGCGACTTTCGTCTCGGCCATACGCTCCGTATCCGTGCGGGGTGGATAAGTACGGTACTCCACTATCGAAGGCGCCTGGTCCCATCAAGGGGTCTTCCGCCTCGGTGTCACGGACGAACGCTGTGGGTTCTCGGAGGGGTGTCCGCAGCCGAGCCGTCGACCCCGATGCCCTCCGGGCGGGCAGAAAGCGCCCTCCCGTTTTCGAGGCACGCTCTCGCCGCGGATAGATTGTGACCGCACAGCTCGGTTGACCGGGTGCGTGCTCTCCCCCCCGCCACGCGCCTCGGTCGTCTCGCGACAGTACGTGCCTCACTCCCCGACTCTCCTTCGACTCCCCGATTCTGCCACCCCGTCTCGTAGGTCGTATCTCGTCGGAGGACCGAACGTCTCGCTCGGGAGATGAACTCTCGATCTGGGCTCCAAACAAGAGTACTTAGATATATTTAGAGAGAATACGGAACGGTGGTGGCCCGAGGGGTGTCTCCGTTCACGCTCACCGCATACGGTGAACATAGTAGATAGATCAGTTTCAACGACAGAAACGGCCACAAATTGTCCTCTTCAAAGAGTAAGAGGACAAAACGTGTCGTGTTATTCTTGATCGTCACCGACAGTGTTCTTATGAACGTTCGGGACCCGAACCCGAACGGTCGCACGTGGTGTACTTATCTAACTAATTCCATCTTCATACTGATTTCAGCGACGGAGAACGCTCCGAGTTAAGAGACGGATTCGAGCCGCTTCTTCGTCGCCAGGTCACGGGCGTCGACGGCGAACGAATCAACCGCCGCGAGGGTTTCCGACCGAGCGTCGAACCGTATCACTCACGTCAGAGCGGGATGGTCGTGATGTCGTTCTTGCCGTGGCCCGTGGCCCCTGAACCGCGTGCTCGGGCGTTTCCTACGGATCGCTCCGCTGGTCGGTCGCGAACACGTTCATCGCATAGGTCGTCCGCAGGACGTCGACTGCCCGTCCGGGTTCGAAGAACAGCCCACCTTCGGACTTGAGGAACTCACACACGACCTCGGACGCGTGGGTGGGACCCGCGACGAGACCCGAGTCGGTCTCGGTGACCCACTCCATCAGCCGTCTGTCGCTCAGACTGTCTCCCATCGCCAACACGAACGGATCGTCGACGCCGAGCGTCGACAGCGCCCGTTGCGCCCCGACCGCCTTGCTCAGTTCCGGACTGCCCACCTCCGCTGCGCTTCCGTGGTAGTAGAGGACGTCTATCCGCTCGAACTGCCGATGAACGTCGTCGTCGAGCGACTCGGCATCGAGTTCGGGTAGCGCGTCGACTCGGTCGACGACGTCCCGTATCTCCGGGTCGCGGTCCGCATAGTACGCTCTGGCGTACTGCGCTCCGTCGGGACCAGCGACCGCTTCGCCGACCCGGTCGAGCACGGCGACGGTTGCGTGGTCGATCACCGATACCGCCTCTTCGCTCCCCGTTTCGGCGTTCGGCTTCAGCGTGACGTTGAACTCGTTTCCCTGGAGGTACGCCCCCTCCCGGACGGCGCGCGGCGCGTCGGTACTCATCGCTGTCCGAACCGTCTCGAAGACCGTTCTGGTCTCCTCGTCGAGGTTTCGGTACAGCTCTTGTTTCGTCTCCACCCCGTGTTTCGGCGTGAAGACGCCGATTCCCGCCTCGTATACGACACTCACCGCGCCCGAGTGAAAGCGGTCGCTCCCGAGGCCCTGGACGAGCAACCCCTTGACGTTCTCCATCGTCTGTCCGGTGCAGATGACCACCGGAACGTCCGCGTCGACGAACTGTCCGAGCAGTGCTATCACCGCTACTGGCACCCTATCGTCGGTCGTGCCGACCGAACGGAGCGTCTCGTCCAGGTCGAGAACGAGCGCGTTCACCGCTCGTCCGTGCGTCTCGGCGAGTTCTGTAGCGTGTCGCGCCTGTTCATGTGACGCGTACGCCGCGACTTCCGCGAGCCGCGGACCGAACTCGTCCTCGACTCGTTCGCGCTGTTCGGCGAGTCGTGCTTCGAGGTCGGTGTCGGGCTGCAACGCCGGATCGGAGAGTCCCATCGCGATGCAATCGACGGCAGTCTGCCGTCGTCGGAGGCAGTCAGTGTCGACGGTGGCGTAGAGACGGTTCAGTGGCCAAGCCATCGGTTACGAGTGGACCGATCGATGACTTATAACTAGGGGCACCGGCTGCGAGCGACTGCCTCCGACGAGACGAACTGAGCGGT
Proteins encoded:
- a CDS encoding amidohydrolase family protein, coding for MEYDLLVRTARLPGVEEPVDIGIVGERIERIDAGLADGDRVVDAEGGLVAGGFVDCHVHLDKALIADSLPVNESGTLEEAIENIHGRKRAYTVQGVRERATRAIEMHVRNGCTRIRTHVDVDTIGGLTPLKGVLEAREACAAIADVQVVAFPQEGIVRDPGAADLLDEALDHGADAVGGMPDNERTDGDTRSHIDHCLDLARRYDVPVDMHVDETDDPTARSLEVLASRVIETELETSVTAGHTCALAAYDETHAQRVIDLLVEADLRMVTNPPTNLLLQGRHDQHPRRRGLTRVDQLLEAGLTVAAGQDCIRDGFYPYGRASMIETALVTAHAAHLQTPAERAVAWSAVTDSAAAVMDLDYGLSEGSLATFNVFESSTTTPTDVLRTGSPPQQVVHEGRLVAENTSSSTLYTGASTTDD
- a CDS encoding SDR family oxidoreductase — translated: MAETKVAIVTAAGSGIGEACARRLNEEGYRPVLLSRSGSAVEVAQELGGDGFEGSVTNPDDLAALVETTAERYGRIDAVVNNTGHPASGDLLEISDEEWYEGMDLVLLNTVRMARLVTPVMDAQGGGAFVNISTFSAFEPSSDFPVSSVLRAGLGSFTKLYADRYAADGIRMNTVQPGFVDSYEVDEETRERIPMKRPARTDEIADAVAYLLSPQSSYISGQNIRVDGGLTASV
- a CDS encoding dienelactone hydrolase family protein, translated to MRTTLTVLVVAVVLLSGCSGMGGQTTDAPSTTAPTDTPASTATATPMAATEADASVTGTPHMGCQPGEINKNGTCTVAVSGQNAAIFSAENLSAITAEETTIGGTPGYLARPADNGTYPAVVMIHEWWGLNENIKHMADILAGHGYVVFAVDLYGGEVATNSSRAGQLSGQVRENPDEAVAKMSAAVSGLRELPSTTNQVASLGWCFGGGQSLQLSLSEADLNATVIYYGTLATDEETLQRIDGPVLGIFGSEDQVVPVEDVRAFNETLDELGVEHEVYVYEGANHAFANPSGQSFEPEATRDAWSKTLDFLDETLRAEGS
- a CDS encoding amidohydrolase family protein, coding for MVDILVENATVLTMNDDRDVIDAGAVAIDEGEIVDVGSTSDLADRHDAARVLDASGCAVLPGFISSHVHVSDILLRGLEKDRSLLDWLYNVKKPGVHAMTPDENAVAAALYCLEAIQSGITTFVENGTGAGNGYSLAAIEAKLHVYDCAGIRNVYCHGFSDRESSPAVEAFIERLVDKEPTVDHYFPETEDTDAALDETESYIERYHGSADGRQSVWPCPGVAWGVTPAGLRGAYELAERHDVMTTTHASETVHEEMGHLSTIEYLNSADYLGERTLLGHCVHVDDRDIRLLSTTDTRVAHNPVTNLALGSGIAPVPDLLGAGVTVGLGTDNTSGSDTVNMLNDLRFAALIHKGARRDPGAITAKKVLEMATIDAARAIGREADLGSLEPGKRADLLVLDLDYPHLVPHADVAAAVVYQAQGFEVETVICDGAVVMESRNVHGVQELYPTLHETAVASATDVLDRAGLSGIETNWESVSST
- a CDS encoding ABC transporter permease, producing the protein MTVAEPQDTQSKLRKTIPGSVGRKQIVYPALFFVGVIVAWTGVVRLLQLPTYLLPTPYEIVVSFQGQLGPMWPHIRITFFEAFFGWVVGNLIGITLGLLMSESRVLRTALYPYLIGFRSVPVIVLAPLLILWLGLNITPILATATITVFFPMLVNAIAGFNSTDHLSEELMRSLDASRWQVFRKVKLYNAAPYIFSAMKIGVALSLIGAIVGEWLVADEGIGFLIVIANNQVNTLLMFRGIIVISLMGSIWFAILAIAERYVIYWQDHGHQGGL
- a CDS encoding ABC transporter ATP-binding protein, whose translation is MNTRSQTPPVERDVHIEISGVNKVYNPNSDEPVQALKDIDFSIERGEFVSIIGPSGCGKTTLLKCVGDLVSQTSGQILIDGVPSTEARKARRLAFFFQEDVLLPWRTVMQNVLLPLEIKGKDTSDPDIRREAEKTIAHVGLEGFERALPNELSGGMRQRVALARGFVFDPEIYLMDEPFAALDELTRRKMNKFLLDIHEDVQKTTLFVTHHIGEAVWLSDKILVLSARPGEVDHVVDIDIGRPRDATTRTTDAFHEYEDMLTEILMQDEEF
- a CDS encoding HAD hydrolase family protein yields the protein MAWPLNRLYATVDTDCLRRRQTAVDCIAMGLSDPALQPDTDLEARLAEQRERVEDEFGPRLAEVAAYASHEQARHATELAETHGRAVNALVLDLDETLRSVGTTDDRVPVAVIALLGQFVDADVPVVICTGQTMENVKGLLVQGLGSDRFHSGAVSVVYEAGIGVFTPKHGVETKQELYRNLDEETRTVFETVRTAMSTDAPRAVREGAYLQGNEFNVTLKPNAETGSEEAVSVIDHATVAVLDRVGEAVAGPDGAQYARAYYADRDPEIRDVVDRVDALPELDAESLDDDVHRQFERIDVLYYHGSAAEVGSPELSKAVGAQRALSTLGVDDPFVLAMGDSLSDRRLMEWVTETDSGLVAGPTHASEVVCEFLKSEGGLFFEPGRAVDVLRTTYAMNVFATDQRSDP